From Xiphophorus hellerii strain 12219 chromosome 6, Xiphophorus_hellerii-4.1, whole genome shotgun sequence, the proteins below share one genomic window:
- the LOC116720976 gene encoding gastrula zinc finger protein XlCGF28.1-like, with product MSAIPQVFHHRRRSSHDKEEAEPKQIKEEEVDPEQLQVKPSEPGHPCNIEKEEESGLPLIEQWEYSEWIKKEEDNTESPLINEGNEEPDPSVVRHEQQPPEHLPTGQDQKDLCRNREGEQLVQKQFGALIETSTLQEGNLIREPKLEEFSFDISNVIESKDQAGSSSSVSWSQSHIDTKKRSFKCDICGRWYKNQDNLNNHYRTHTGEWPFSCDSCGEGFPKISALKRHKKIHTGEKPFSCQSCGKSFTRIGDLNVHERTHTGEKPFSCQSCGKCFSRIGDLNVHERTHTGDKPFSCQSCGKCFSRIGNLNVHKRTHTDEKPFPCQTCGKSFSHMCSLTIHKRIHTGEKPFSCQTCGQSFFQISSLISHKRNHTGERPFLCKACGKTFSRIDHLNVHSKIHTGERSFSCNICGKCFKTSSNLNDHRKIHTGEKPFTCETCGKSFINVWKLNLHIKQKHLTVT from the coding sequence ATGTCTGCCATCCCCCAGGTATTTCACCACAGGAGGAGATCCAGTCATGACAAGGAGGAAGCAGAACCTAAACAGATTAAAGAGGAAGAGGTCGACCCGGAACAATTGCAGGttaaaccatcagaaccagggcATCCATGTAATATTGAGAAAGAGGAGGAATCAGGTCTTCCACTTATTGAACAATGGGAATATTCTGAATGgattaaaaaagaagaggatAACACAGAATCTCCACTGATAAATGAAGGAAATGAGGAACCAGATCCTTCAGTGGTTCGACATGAACAGCAGCCACCAGAACATTTACCAACTGGACAGGACCAGAAAGATCTCTGCAGAAATCGGGAGGGAGAGCAGCTTGTCCAGAAGCAGTTTGGTGCTTTGATTGAGACTTCTACTCTTCAGGAAGGTAATTTGATTAGAGAACCAAAACTTGAGGAGTTTTCCTTTGATATATCTAATGTAATTGAGAGCAAAGATCAGGCAGGAAGCAGCTCTTCTGTATCATGGAGTCAGTCTCATATTGACACAAAGAAAAGGTCtttcaaatgtgacatttgtggAAGATGGTATAAAAATCAGGATAACTTAAATAACCATTACAGAACCCACACTGGTGAATGGCCTTTTTCATGTGATTCGTGTGGAGAAGGTTTCCCTAAAATTAGTGCTTTAAAACGACACAAGAAAATTCATACAGGGGAGAAGCCTTTTTCGTGTCAgtcatgtggaaaaagtttcactcgAATTGGTGATTTAAATGTCCACGAGAGAACTCAtacaggtgaaaagcctttttcatgccagtcttgtggaaaatgtttctctcGAATTGGTGATTTAAATGTCCACGAgagaactcacacaggtgacaagcctttttcatgccagtcgtgtggaaaatgtttctctcGAATTGGTAATTTAAATGTCCACAAGAGAACTCATACAGATGAGAAGCCTTTTCCTTgtcaaacatgtggaaaaagtttctctcacATGTGTAGTTTAACCATTCATAAGAgaattcatacaggtgagaagcctttctcttgtcaAACTTGCGGACAGAGTTTCTTTCAAATTAGTAGTTTAATCAGTCACAAGAGAAATCATACAGGTGAGAGACCTTTTTTATGTAAAGCATGTGGAAAAACTTTCTCTCGAATTGATCATTTAAATGTACACTCGAAAATTCACACGGGTGAAAGATCTTTTTCTTGCAAcatatgtggaaaatgttttaaaacaagttcaaaTTTGAATGATCACAGaaaaattcacacaggtgagaaaccttttacatgtgaaacatgtggaaaaagcttCATTAATGTATGGAAATTGAATTTacacattaaacaaaaacacttgacTGTCACATAG
- the LOC116720939 gene encoding oocyte zinc finger protein XlCOF22-like, with product MDQSTALSQHDTKRKLNKKWPQQFVWAELEDGCVIVFKLNISATMSSAQHLREFIRERLTAAAQEIFTEVEKTIICYEEELDAQRRMMGINWKPEIKLHRVGSELQRQSSDLQKPRVSKEGTFAIQQVCHQGRKTSHNEEEVGHQWTENVQMEPELPLKEGKKEPEPPLINKEKDKTDTSALPCEKPELEHLPCRHNQMDVHGSQEREPLVQKQIVASMETSTLQADGLTEEEPRTEQLSLHISPVVESKDQEESTYTVSESQSHTDTKKSSFKCDICGRSLKNQCNLVKHYRTHKGERRFSCETCGKLFLKKATLNVHMRIHTGERPFSCETCGKCFSQIGHLNVHKKLHTGERPFTCKTCGKSFSLNCNLNVHKKYHTGERCFSCQMCGKSFSIIQHLNAHKRAHTGEKPFLCQLCGKSFSHVVNLNFHKKIHTGEKFYSCQKCGKRFSLIHYLNVHQRTHSGEKPFLCKSCGKCFSQISHLNLHMKTHTGEKPFSCETCGKCFVNVSNLNVHRRTHTGERPFPCQTCGKSFSHISNLNLHKKTHTGERPFSCEICGKAFINPGKLNLHKKQTQHIKCSTENACKEA from the exons ATGGACCAATCAACTGCTTTGTCTCAACATGACACCAAGCGgaagttaaacaaaaaatggCCTCAGCAGTTTGTGTGGGCTGAGCTGGAAGATGGTTGTGTTATCGtatttaaactgaatatttcagCAACCATGTCTTCAGCTCAGCATCTCAGAGAGTTTATCAGAGAGagactaactgctgctgctcaagAAATCTTCACCGAGGTTGAAAAAACCATCATTTGCTACGAGGAAGAGCTCGATGCTCAGCGCAGGATGATGGGGATCAACTGGAAACCAGAAATTAAGCTACACAGAGTCGGttcggagctgcagagacaaagTTCTG ACCTCCAGAAGCCACGTGTCTCCAAAGAGGGAACTTTTGCCATCCAGCAGGTCTGTCACCAAGGGAGGAAGACCAGTCACAACGAGGAGGAAGTAGGACATCAGTGGACTGAAAACGTACAGATGGAACCAGAACTTCCactgaaagaaggaaaaaaagaaccagaaccaccactgatcaacaaagaaaaggacaaaacagaTACTTCTGCACTTCCCTGTGAAAAACCGGAACTAGAACATTTACCATGTAGACATAACCAGATGGACGTCCACGGTAGTCAGGAGAGAGAGCCGCTTGTCCAGAAGCAGATTGTTGCTTCGATGGAGACTTCTACTCTTCAGGCAGATGGCTTGACTGAAGAGGAACCAAGAACTGAGCAGCTTTCCCTTCATATCTCTCCTGTAGTCGAGAGCAAAGATCAAGAAGAAAGCACCTACACTGTGTCTGAGAGTCAGTCTCATACTGACACAAAGAAAAGTTCTTTCAAATGTGATATTTGTGGGAGAAGTCTTAAAAATCAGTGCAACCTGGTTAAGCATTACAGAACCCACAAAGGTGAGAGGCGTTTTTCTTGTGAAACATGTGGAAAATTGTTCTTAAAGAAAGCAACTTtgaatgttcacatgagaatacACACAGGTGAGAGACCTTTTTCATGTGAAACATGCGGTAAATGCTTCTCTCAAATTGGTCatttaaatgtgcacaaaaaacTTCATACTGGAGAAAGACCCTTTACATGCAAAACATGTGGGAAaagtttttctctaaattgtaatttaaatgtACACAAAAAATATCATACAGGCGAGAGGTGTTTTTCATGTCAAatgtgtggaaaaagtttctctataattcaacatttaaatgCACACAAGAGAGCccatacaggtgagaagcccttTTTATGCCAATTATGTGGGAAAAGTTTCTCTCATGTTGTTAATTTAAATTTCCACAAGAAGATACACACAGGTGAGAAGTTTTATTCATgtcaaaaatgtggaaaacgtttctccctgattcattatttaaatgtacatcAGAGAACACACTCAGGTGAGAAACCGTTTTTATGCAAATCATGCGGAAAATGTTTCTCTCAAATTAGTCATTTAAATCTTCACATGAaaactcacacaggtgaaaaacctttttcttgtgaaacatgtggaaaatgttttgtaaatgtttcaaatttgaATGTTCATAGAAGAACTCACACAGGCGAGAGGCCTTTTCCTTgtcaaacatgtggaaaaagtttctctcacATTAGTAATTTAAATCTCCACAAGAAAACTCATACAGGTGAGAGgcctttttcatgtgaaatATGTGGAAAAGCTTTCATTAATCCTGGAAAACTGAATctccacaaaaaacaaacacagcatataaaatgttctacagAAAATGCTTGTAAGGAAgcttaa
- the LOC116720988 gene encoding zinc finger protein 3-like isoform X2, with product MSSVKHLREFIRERLTAAAEEIFTEVEKTIVRYEEDIKLLETYWKPQIKLTRVDLQNPHFSIEEKTSAIQQVYIHGMMSSHDQEEAGLQWTEDEQMEPEPPLIKQEEQDTEPPLIEDHWKIEPKGTREEEPEHPFIYEENEEPDYSLLKQEQQEPEHLPIGQEKKDLCSSQEGEQLVQKQIVAFMDTSNYQEGDLSREPKTDCISNVIESKDQEGSSFTVSESQPHTDTKKRSFKCDVCGKCFENHLNFKTHCRTHITERPFSCETCSKCFSHVGNLNVHKRVHTGEKPFSCQVCKKTFSQVCNLKVHMRIHTGEKPFSCQVCGKKFTQLSSLNTHKKVHTGERPFSCETCGKSFSQTSSLNVHKRIHTR from the exons ATGTCTTCAGTTAAGCATCTGAGAGAGTTTATCAGAGAGCGACTAACTGCTGCTGCCGAAGAAATCTTCACGGAGGTTGAGAAAACCATCGTCCGCTATGAGGAAGACATCAAACTGCTGGAAACTTACTGGAAACCTCAGATAAAACTCACCAGAGTCG ACCTCCAAAATCCACATTTCTCCATTGAGGAGAAAACTTCTGCCATTCAACAGGTCTATATCCATGGGATGATGTCCAGTCATGACCAGGAGGAAGCAGGACTTCAGTGGACTGAAGATGAACAgatggaaccagaacctccactGATTAAACAAGAAGAACAGGACACAGAGCCTCCACTGATAGAAGATCATTGGAAAATAGAACCTAAAGGGACTAgagaggaggaaccagaacatccatttatttatgAGGAAAATGAGGAACCAGATTATTCACTCCTTAAACAAGAACAGCAGGAACCAGAACATTTACCAATTGGACAGGAGAAGAAGGACCTCTGCAGCAGTCAGGAGGGAGAGCAGCTTGTCCAGAAGCAGATTGTTGCTTTTATGGATACTTCTAATTATCAGGAGGGTGATTTGAGTAGAGAACCAAAAACTGACTGCATCTCTAATGTAATTGAGAGCAAAGATCAGGAAGGAAGCAGCTTCACTGTTTCTGAGAGTCAGCCTCATACTGACACAAAGAAAAGGTCTTTCAAATGTGATgtttgtgggaaatgttttgaaaatcacCTTAACTTTAAAACACATTGCAGAACCCATATAACTGAAAGgcctttttcatgtgaaacATGCAGTAAATGCTTCTCTCATGTTGGTAATTTAAATGTCCATAAGAGAGTTCATACAGGCGAGAAACCCTTTTCATGCCAagtgtgtaaaaaaacattctctcaagtttgtaatttaaaa GTCCACATGAgaattcatacaggtgagaaaccATTTTCATGCCAAGTATGCGGAAAAAAATTCACTCAACTTAGTTCTTTGAATACACACAAGAaagttcacacaggtgagaggccCTTTTCTTgtgaaacatgtggaaaaagcttCTCTCAAACTAGTAGTTTAAATGTTCACAAGAGAATTCATACACGTTAA
- the LOC116720988 gene encoding zinc finger protein 568-like isoform X1: protein MSSVKHLREFIRERLTAAAEEIFTEVEKTIVRYEEDIKLLETYWKPQIKLTRVDLQNPHFSIEEKTSAIQQVYIHGMMSSHDQEEAGLQWTEDEQMEPEPPLIKQEEQDTEPPLIEDHWKIEPKGTREEEPEHPFIYEENEEPDYSLLKQEQQEPEHLPIGQEKKDLCSSQEGEQLVQKQIVAFMDTSNYQEGDLSREPKTDCISNVIESKDQEGSSFTVSESQPHTDTKKRSFKCDVCGKCFENHLNFKTHCRTHITERPFSCETCSKCFSHVGNLNVHKRVHTGEKPFSCQVCKKTFSQVCNLKVHMRIHTGEKPFSCQVCRKKFTQISILKRHKNIHTGVKPFSCQSCRKKFTQFCSLKVHMRIHTGEKPFSCQVCGKKFTQLSSLNTHKKVHTGERPFSCETCGKSFSQTSSLNVHKRIHTR, encoded by the exons ATGTCTTCAGTTAAGCATCTGAGAGAGTTTATCAGAGAGCGACTAACTGCTGCTGCCGAAGAAATCTTCACGGAGGTTGAGAAAACCATCGTCCGCTATGAGGAAGACATCAAACTGCTGGAAACTTACTGGAAACCTCAGATAAAACTCACCAGAGTCG ACCTCCAAAATCCACATTTCTCCATTGAGGAGAAAACTTCTGCCATTCAACAGGTCTATATCCATGGGATGATGTCCAGTCATGACCAGGAGGAAGCAGGACTTCAGTGGACTGAAGATGAACAgatggaaccagaacctccactGATTAAACAAGAAGAACAGGACACAGAGCCTCCACTGATAGAAGATCATTGGAAAATAGAACCTAAAGGGACTAgagaggaggaaccagaacatccatttatttatgAGGAAAATGAGGAACCAGATTATTCACTCCTTAAACAAGAACAGCAGGAACCAGAACATTTACCAATTGGACAGGAGAAGAAGGACCTCTGCAGCAGTCAGGAGGGAGAGCAGCTTGTCCAGAAGCAGATTGTTGCTTTTATGGATACTTCTAATTATCAGGAGGGTGATTTGAGTAGAGAACCAAAAACTGACTGCATCTCTAATGTAATTGAGAGCAAAGATCAGGAAGGAAGCAGCTTCACTGTTTCTGAGAGTCAGCCTCATACTGACACAAAGAAAAGGTCTTTCAAATGTGATgtttgtgggaaatgttttgaaaatcacCTTAACTTTAAAACACATTGCAGAACCCATATAACTGAAAGgcctttttcatgtgaaacATGCAGTAAATGCTTCTCTCATGTTGGTAATTTAAATGTCCATAAGAGAGTTCATACAGGCGAGAAACCCTTTTCATGCCAagtgtgtaaaaaaacattctctcaagtttgtaatttaaaagtccacatgagaattcatacaggtgagaaaccttttTCATGCCAagtatgcagaaaaaaattcacTCAGATTAGCATTTTAAAACGGCACAAGAACATTCATACAGGTGTGAAACCCTTTTCATGCCagtcatgcagaaaaaaattcacTCAGTTTTGCAGTTTAAAGGTCCACATGAgaattcatacaggtgagaaaccATTTTCATGCCAAGTATGCGGAAAAAAATTCACTCAACTTAGTTCTTTGAATACACACAAGAaagttcacacaggtgagaggccCTTTTCTTgtgaaacatgtggaaaaagcttCTCTCAAACTAGTAGTTTAAATGTTCACAAGAGAATTCATACACGTTAA